Proteins found in one candidate division KSB1 bacterium genomic segment:
- the ybgF gene encoding tol-pal system protein YbgF: MKNLLKIISLVGLVLIAGCATRKEIVSFKNDSFYIRAQIDSLRAEQRRLRAAIAKLTTLTEQSTEANNRLRADIQVQLNQLAEQSQILNDRLEETGRRISNLPSKLRLTAPAISPGADTTNNGSRGVDSSQVKTAIRRRLDEAQRLYDSAYQDFVKGQYALAQQGFAQYLQLLPESDLADNAQYWIGECNYSQKKYNEAVQAFQIVITQYPAGEKVPAAMLKMSYAQIALGKTQAARENLEALIKRFPQTNEASLARSRLQELKR, from the coding sequence ATGAAAAACTTGCTGAAAATAATTTCGCTGGTCGGCTTGGTGTTGATCGCTGGCTGCGCGACACGGAAGGAAATCGTCAGCTTCAAAAACGATTCTTTCTACATCCGCGCGCAGATTGATTCGCTGCGCGCCGAGCAGAGAAGATTGCGCGCGGCAATTGCGAAGCTGACCACATTGACCGAGCAAAGCACGGAAGCGAACAACCGGCTGCGCGCCGATATTCAGGTGCAGCTCAATCAGCTCGCCGAACAATCGCAGATTCTCAATGATCGTCTCGAAGAAACCGGCCGCCGGATTTCCAATCTGCCATCCAAGCTTCGCCTGACAGCGCCGGCGATTTCGCCGGGCGCCGACACCACCAATAACGGAAGTCGAGGCGTCGACAGCTCGCAAGTGAAAACCGCGATCCGGCGCCGGCTCGATGAGGCGCAGCGGTTGTACGATTCGGCGTATCAGGATTTTGTCAAAGGCCAGTACGCCCTGGCACAGCAGGGCTTTGCGCAGTATTTGCAATTGCTTCCAGAAAGCGATCTCGCCGATAATGCGCAGTATTGGATCGGCGAGTGCAATTACTCGCAGAAAAAATACAATGAGGCCGTGCAAGCTTTCCAAATCGTGATCACGCAATACCCGGCGGGTGAAAAAGTGCCGGCGGCCATGCTGAAAATGTCTTATGCCCAAATCGCGTTGGGGAAAACGCAGGCTGCCAGAGAAAATTTGGAAGCGTTGATCAAACGCTTTCCGCAAACCAACGAAGCCAGTCTCGCGCGCTCGCGATTGCAGGAGTTGAAGCGCTGA
- the pal gene encoding peptidoglycan-associated lipoprotein Pal: MSLLVWAGCSGSKKTVQTQASEEPASRVTRAPEPAAPAYQPKEETKPATESAVPFVLQTIYFDFDRYELTPEALQTLADNARVLKAHPDARVMIEGHCDERGTVEYNLALGDKRAKAAKDYLISLGVNPAQISTISYGKERPVDTRSTEEAWARNRRAEFARR; this comes from the coding sequence ATGTCACTTCTGGTTTGGGCCGGCTGTTCCGGCTCAAAAAAAACGGTGCAAACACAGGCCAGCGAAGAACCGGCGTCCAGGGTAACGCGCGCGCCAGAACCGGCGGCGCCGGCTTATCAGCCGAAGGAAGAAACGAAACCAGCAACCGAAAGCGCGGTGCCGTTCGTTTTGCAAACCATTTACTTTGATTTTGATCGTTATGAGCTTACGCCGGAGGCTTTGCAAACACTCGCCGACAATGCTCGCGTTCTCAAAGCCCATCCTGACGCCCGCGTGATGATCGAAGGCCATTGTGACGAGCGCGGCACGGTGGAGTATAATTTGGCGCTTGGCGATAAACGTGCCAAAGCCGCAAAAGATTATTTGATTTCACTCGGCGTCAATCCCGCGCAAATTTCCACCATCAGCTACGGCAAGGAACGGCCAGTCGATACCCGCAGCACGGAAGAGGCCTGGGCGAGAAATCGCCGGGCGGAATTTGCCAGAAGATGA